The Gemmatimonadota bacterium nucleotide sequence GGCAACAGGTCGCGCGTATCCGGGTCGACCAGGAAGAACTCTTCCTCGACGCCGAGTGTGATGGAGAGGGGATCTGTGGTGCTGCCTTGTGCCATGGTGCCTCCCGGGCTGGATTCCGGGGAGATTTTACATGGCGGGCAAGACATAGTCAACCGGTATCGAGTAACGCGTTCCTGGCCTCTTGCCAGTTCAATGTGGCGTCCGCGGGGTCGTGCAGACGACGCAGTCTATCAAGTTGACACTTTATAACTTATGGGCTAATTTGGTTAAGCCCAATTGGTCTCACGGACTACCCAATGTCAAAAAAGACTTCCAATAAACGTTCCACTAACGATAAATGCTCTACGAGGAAAGATCGGGCCCAACTGGTTGAGCAAAACGCCAGAAGAACGCCTCGCTGAAGTTCAACGTCTGCGCCGTCAAGTATATGGAGACAAAGTCGACGGCCCCATACAACACGTTGCTCGGATCGTCAGGCGATCCTCACGTGGCGTAGTTGTTATTCGAAGTTTACCGTCACAGTCCTCGACATCAGACGCGACAAGCTTGTTAAGACCAACTCATCAAGAACAAGCGGGCAACTGGAAGGCAAAGGGACCTGGCGGATCTGGAGACGCTTGAAGGTGAATAACGTAATCCAATAAAGGAAACCACCATGCGACGTTTATTCTTCCTGCTGGCGATGCCCTGTATGCTGGCGATGCCCTTTCTGATAGCCGGCAAAGCTCAAGCCCAGGTTTCACTTGAAATCGAGGGGCATGCGTCTTTCGCCCTGGAAGAACTGAGCAGGCTGGCGGACGGACAGGGGGTCGGCGGTCTAGTGACGGTTGTCTATCCGGTCCGGCCTTCGAGTATGTTCAATATCATCGGCAAGGCAGGCTTCAATCAATACGGCACCAAGTCTGGCGAGGTTGAGCGACGCGAAATCGTGAGAATCGTCGACTCGGTGTACCAGGGCATTCCGATCACCGCGGGCGCCAGGTTGTATTACGATCAGGACCGGTTATTCTACACCGAAGGACATCTGGGTCTGGAAATCAAGCGGGGTGACCTGGACCCATTCGACGATAAAGACCAGACTTTAACGATCCATCCAGTGCTGGCCATAGGCGCCGGATTCTCCGTCTCCCCGAGACTGGCCCTGGTCGCATCGCTCGGCTTGAGCACGGATCTGTGGAGATATGCGAATCTGGGGGTCACGTATCGTTTAAGGGAATGATTGACCGGCGAGATTATGGCACGCTGATGCGGTAGCGTGCCGCCGACTTAAAAAACGCGGGACTCACCTCGAGCCCCGCGTTTCTGTTTTTAAAAGCTAATGAACATCGGCCAGACCTGGGCTCTCCCTCAGTTCACCACCTCGTAATCCGCGTCGATGGCGCCGTCTTCCTTCTTCTTCTTCTGCGCCTGCGGATCGCCCTCCGGCTGAGCACCCGGCGGCGGACCCTGCGGACCGTCCTGCGGACCCTCGGGACCGGCCGCGCCCGCCTGCGCGGCCTGGGCGGCGGCCTGTTCGGCCTGGGCCTGCTGGTAGAGGACTTCCGCGAGCTTCTGGGAAGCCTGGGTCAGCTTCTCGGTGCCCGCCTTGATGGCCGCCGGATCGCTGCCCTCCAGTGCCGTCTTCAACTCGGCCAGGGCCGAATCGATGGCGCCGCGGTCCTCTGCGGAGAGCTTGTCGCCGTGTTCTTCCAGCGACTTCTCCGTCGAGTACACGAGCTGGTCGGCCTGGTTGCGGGCTTCCACCTCTTCCTTCTTCTTCGAATCCTCGTCGGCGTGCGCCTCGGCGTCCTTGACCATCTTGTCGATCTCGGCATCCGACAGGCCGCTGGACGCCTCAATGCGGATCTGCTGCTCCTTGCCCGTGCCCATGTCCTTGGCCGAGACGTGGAGGATGCCGTTCGCGTCGATGTCGAAGGTCACCTCGATCTGGGGCAGGCCCCGGGGCGCCGGCGGGATGCCGTCCAGGTGGAACTTGCCCAGCGTCCGGTTGTAGAGGGCCATGTCGCGCTCGCCCTGAAGGACGTGCACCTCCACCGACGGCTGGTTGTCCGCCGCGGTAGAGAAGACCTGGCTCTTCTTCGTGGGGATCGTCGTGTTCCGGTCGATGAGCCGCGTAAAGACGCCGCCCAGGGTCTCGATGCCGAGTGAAAGCGGCGTGACGTCGAGCAGGAGCACGTCCTTTACGTCGCCGGACAGCACCGCCCCCTGGATCGCCGCGCCGATTGCCACGACTTCGTCCGGGTTCACGCCCCGGTTGGGCTCCTTGCCGAAGAGTTCCTTGACGATTTCCTGCACCTTGGGCATGCGCGTCGAGCCGCCCACGAGCACCACTTCGTCGATGTCCGAGGCCGAGAGGCCCGCGTCGGATATCGCCTGCCGGCACGGCGCCACCACCCGCTGGATCAGCGGGTCCACGAGCTGTTCGAGCTGGGCCCGTGTCATGGTGCGGTTCAGGTGCTTGGGACCGGAGGCGTCCGCCGTGATGAAGGGCAGGGCCACTTCGGTCTGTCCCGCGGTCGACAACTCGCACTTGGCCTTCTCGGCCGCTTCCTTCAGCCGCTGCAGGGCCATGGCGTCGTTGCGGAGGTCGATGCCGGCCTCCTTCTGGAACTCGTCCGCCAGGAAGTCCACCAGGGCATCGTCCAGGTCGTCGCCGCCCAGGTGGGTGTCCCCGTTGGTCGCCATGACCTCGAAGACGCCGTCGCCGATTTCGAGGATCGAAATGTCGAAGGTGCCGCCGCCGAGATCGAAGACCGCGATCTTCTCGTTGCTCTTCTTGTCGAGCCCGTAGGCCAGCGACGCGGCCGTCGGCTCGTTGATGATGCGCTTGACGTCCAGGCCCGCGATGCGGCCGGCGTCCTTGGTCGCCTGGCGCTGGCTGTCGTTGAAATAGGCCGGCACGGTGATCACGGCCTCCGTGACGGTCTCGCCCAGGTAGTCCTCGGCGGTCTGCTTCATCTTCTGCAGGACCGCCGCGGAGATCTCCGGGGGCGAGTACGTCTTGTCGCTGATCTGTATGCTGACCTGGCCGTTCGACCCCGCCACCACGCTGTAGGGCATGCGGGTGCGCTCGTCGGGCACCTCTTCGAAGCGGCGACCCATGAACCGCTTGACGGAGTAGACCGTCGCGTCCGGGTTGGTCACCGCCTGCCGCTTGGCCGTCGCGCCGACAAGCCGCTCGCCGTCCTTCGAAAAGCCCACGACGGAGGAAGTGGTCCGGCTGCCTTCCGCGTTCGGCACCACGGTCGGTTCGCCGCCCTCCACCACCGCCACGCAGGAGTTGGTCGTGCCCAGGTCGATTCCAATGATCTTGCCCATGTGTTATGCTCCTTAGAAACGGGTAAAGCCCGCCTCCTCATGGAGACGAGCCGTGCCCGCTAGCTTGATGAGGCGGGTGCTCCCGCCCCGTGTTTTACCGGTCCCGCTTGGACCCGCCTGGACCCGTCCAGTCCCCCGGTTGGAGGACCGGCCGGGTTCGCCCGGATCTCAACCAACGTTGATCGGAATCTGCCTGGGCTGCGACTCCTTCGACTTCCGCAGCGTGAGGGTCATGACGCCGTCCTTGTACGTGGCGTCGATCGATTCGGTATCCACCGCGTCCGGCACCGGAAACGCGTGCTCGAACTTTCCGCGGGGCTGCTGCTCCGCGTCGCCGTTGAGACCGAAGGGACTCTTGCGCTCGCCGCTTACGGTGAGCACGCCCTTCTCCAGGCTGATCGACACGTCCTCCGAAGCCACGCCCGGTAGGTCGACCGCGACCAGAAAGGCGTCCTCGGTCTCGTGGGTGTCCACGCGAGGCGACCAGCGGGACGGGAATCCGGACCGCAGCGGGAACGGCCGAAACATGCCGTCGAGTTCGGTCCGCAGGTTATGCAGGTTCGCCAGTGGGAAAATGGTCGTCGCTCTCATGATGCTCCTCCTTTTTTAAG carries:
- the dnaK gene encoding molecular chaperone DnaK gives rise to the protein MGKIIGIDLGTTNSCVAVVEGGEPTVVPNAEGSRTTSSVVGFSKDGERLVGATAKRQAVTNPDATVYSVKRFMGRRFEEVPDERTRMPYSVVAGSNGQVSIQISDKTYSPPEISAAVLQKMKQTAEDYLGETVTEAVITVPAYFNDSQRQATKDAGRIAGLDVKRIINEPTAASLAYGLDKKSNEKIAVFDLGGGTFDISILEIGDGVFEVMATNGDTHLGGDDLDDALVDFLADEFQKEAGIDLRNDAMALQRLKEAAEKAKCELSTAGQTEVALPFITADASGPKHLNRTMTRAQLEQLVDPLIQRVVAPCRQAISDAGLSASDIDEVVLVGGSTRMPKVQEIVKELFGKEPNRGVNPDEVVAIGAAIQGAVLSGDVKDVLLLDVTPLSLGIETLGGVFTRLIDRNTTIPTKKSQVFSTAADNQPSVEVHVLQGERDMALYNRTLGKFHLDGIPPAPRGLPQIEVTFDIDANGILHVSAKDMGTGKEQQIRIEASSGLSDAEIDKMVKDAEAHADEDSKKKEEVEARNQADQLVYSTEKSLEEHGDKLSAEDRGAIDSALAELKTALEGSDPAAIKAGTEKLTQASQKLAEVLYQQAQAEQAAAQAAQAGAAGPEGPQDGPQGPPPGAQPEGDPQAQKKKKEDGAIDADYEVVN
- a CDS encoding Hsp20/alpha crystallin family protein; the encoded protein is MRATTIFPLANLHNLRTELDGMFRPFPLRSGFPSRWSPRVDTHETEDAFLVAVDLPGVASEDVSISLEKGVLTVSGERKSPFGLNGDAEQQPRGKFEHAFPVPDAVDTESIDATYKDGVMTLTLRKSKESQPRQIPINVG